One window from the genome of Crassostrea angulata isolate pt1a10 chromosome 2, ASM2561291v2, whole genome shotgun sequence encodes:
- the LOC128173175 gene encoding mucin-5AC-like — protein sequence MSTGGIETKGVPSTSIRTHTEVSTNGGSSFSTDTPTYNTETPTKKSLSTVTSTTTLVYQTTLVDASIGVPKRQMSTGGIETKGVPSTSIRTHTEVSTNGGSSFSTDTPTYNTETPTKTNLSTGTSTTTLAYQTTLVDSSIGVPKRQMSTGGIETKGVPSTSIRTRTETSTNGGSSFSTDTPTYTTKKSLSTGTSTMTLAYQTILDDGMLVWSILMTILIILILLKRWLQAKCRNCAHTQPEQLATTEQPATIPSATSTPAPISSPAIVHLHPAFSPLSFTPPSLATTPSTITSTPPDTAQCLTSALTSRSTPPASQAESIEMRTPPSLAKTPETPSTVTSAKPLLSQTSVSDNTRSKTAKKQLNL from the exons ATGTCGACAGGAGGAATTGAAACAAAAG gTGTGCCATCCACATCAATTCGCACCCACACTGAGGTCTCCACCAATGGCGGTTCTAGCTTTTCCACAGACACCCCCACTTACAACACTGAGACCCCCACCAAAAAGAGTTTGTCCACTGTGACCTCTACCACGACCCTGGTTTATCAGACTACTTTAGTTGATG CATCCATTGGGGTACCTAAGAGACAGATGTCGACAGGAGGAATTGAAACAAAAG gTGTGCCATCCACATCAATTCGCACCCACACTGAGGTCTCCACCAATGGCGGTTCTAGCTTTTCCACAGACACCCCCACTTACAACACTGAGACCCCCACCAAAACAAATTTGTCCACTGGGACCTCTACCACGACCCTGGCTTATCAGACTACTTTAGTTGATT CATCCATTGGGGTACCTAAGAGACAGATGTCGACAGGAGGAATTGAAACAAAAG gTGTGCCATCCACATCAATTCGAACTCGCACCGAGACCTCCACCAATGGCGGTTCTAGCTTTTCCACAGACACCCCCACTTATACCACCAAAAAGAGTTTGTCCACTGGGACCTCTACCATGACCCTGGCATATCAGACTATTTTAGATGatg gAATGTTGGTGTGGTCAATCTTGATGACCATTCTCATCATACTAATATTGCTGAAAAGATGGTTGCAAGCAAAATGTCGAAATTGTGCACACACCCAACCTGAACAACTAGCTACCACTGAACAACCAGCTACAATACCTTCAGCAACATCAACACCAGCACCAATTTCCTCACCAGCAATTGTACACCTACACCCAGCATTCTCTCCGTTGTCATTCACTCCTCCTTCCTTGGCCACGACCCCAAGCACCATAACCTCAACCCCACCAGACACTGCACAATGCTTAACTTCAGCACTCACGAGTCGGTCAACTCCACCCGCTTCACAAGCTGAAAGCATAGAAATGCGAACCCCGCCATCACTTGCCAAAACCCCTGAAACACCATCCACGGTGACCTCAGCCAAACCTCTGCTAAGTCAAACATCAGTCTCTGACAACACAAGGTCCAAGACGGCAAAGAAGCAActtaacttgtaa